The sequence TATTCGTTTATTTCGAGACTTATCGGTGTTAGACAATGTTTTGATCGGTCGCCATATTCATATCCCCGTTAAGCTCTGGCCTGGAATTTTACCTTTACCAAAAATCAATAATTGGGAGCGAGTTGCCCGGACTGAAGCCTTAGACATCTTAAATCTGCTTGGCCTGGGGGCGCGTCAATCGGAAAAAGCCAGTCATTTAGCCTATGGAGAACAACGCCGTTTAGAAATTGCCCGCGCCTTAGCGGTTCGCCCGCAAATCCTCTTGTTAGATGAACCCGCGGCGGGAATGAATCCAACTGAAAAACAAGAACTCTGTGAGTTTATCCGCTATATTCAACAAACATTTCAATTAACGATTGTTTTGATTGAACATCATGTGCCGTTGGTGATGGGTCTATGTGACCGGATTGCAGTTTTAGATTTTGGTCAGTTAATTGCCCTGGGAAAACCGGAAACAGTGCGTCAAGATGCGGCGGTCATTGCGGCCTATTTGGGAGATCAACCATGAGCCTTGATAGCCAACTCTTGGTCTTGGAAAATGTCTCGGTTCATTATGGCCAAATCCAGGCCCTGCGTCAGTTTAATTTAACGATCCAGGCCGGGGAATGTGTGACGTTAATTGGGGCCAATGGGGCAGGTAAAAGTACAACGCTCAAAGCCATTTCTCGATTAGTCAATCTCAGTCAAGGGCAAATTCTTTATCAAGGTCGCAATATCCAACGCTATCGAGCCGAGTCATTAGTCAGTTTCGGATTGGCCCATGTACCAGAAGGACGGCGAATTTTATCCCGTTTAACGGTCTTAGATAATCTCAAACTGGGGGCCTATTGTCGTCAGGATTGGCCGCAAATTAAGGCAGATTTGGCCCAACAATTGCAATTTTTTCCCCGCTTGGCCGAACGTCAACATCAATTAGCTGGAACCTTAAGCGGGGGAGAACAACAGATGTTAGCCTTAGCCCGAGCGTTGATGAGTCGGCCCAAACTATTGTTACTTGATGAACCTAGCCTTGGCCTGGCCCCGGTGATTGTTCAAGAAATTTTCAGGATTTTAAGGGAACTCCGGCAACAGGGTATTTCGTTATTGTTAGTGGAACAGAATGCCAATTTAGCCCTGGCCATTGCGGATCGGGGATATGTGCTGGAATCGGGAGAACTGATTGTATCGGGTAAGGCTCAAGATTTGGCCGAAGATCAGCGGGTAAAACAAGCCTACTTAGGTTGAAAGGTGATTAAGTTCCCGGCAGTTGGCGCAATTCGGGACTTAAATGGGAACGCTCTCCCAAGGCTAACAGTAATGGCCCATGATCTCCATATTCCACCACCGACACTGCTGCCACCGGAGCCGCAATCCGATCCCGAAATCGCCCGACATCAATGCCTAGCAGTCCACAAAGCATAATCCGAATCGTGGCTTTATGGGAAACGATTAAAATGTTGCCGCTCTCGTGGGTTTGTTCAATTTCTGTCAGGACTTGGTTACTGCGATAGGCAATATCAACCCCCCGTTCCCCTTGGGTCGGTGCGTGCCAGCCGGGATCCGCTAACCAACTGACATAATCATCGTGAAATTTGAGATTGACTTCTTGGGGATTGAGTCCTTCCCATTGGCCATAGTAAATTTCCTTCAGGCCATCCCGTAATTCCATCTTTAATCCCAAGGCCTGGCATAAGGGGGCGGCGGTGGCCTGGGTACGTTTCATCGGGCTGACATAGGCGGCAGTCCAGGCCAGGTTTTTATACCCCTCAGCAAAGGCTTGGGCCATGGCGGTTCCCTCTGGGGTTAAATCTGGATCTAAGGCTCCACAAAAGGCATTGGCACGACTGTAGGGGGTTTGACCGTGACGGAGAAAATAAAGTTTCAGGGGCATAATTAGCGTCCGAGGAGATGATCAATCCAGGCCCGGAGCCAAGGTTCAAAGGGGTGCAAGATGGCATTCCCAATCACAAACGTCCCAATGAAAATCAGGCCATGACTCGTCCAATACCATAGCCTACTCCCCCGATCTAAAAATTGGCTTAAGGCAGCTTGTTGGGCCTGGTTAAGTTGGGGGTTGTGGCGAGATTGGGGGTGGGTGGGCGGGGCTAAATGGCGAAGTGGGGCCACATGGCTGCGAATGTTGGCCATTTCTGTCTGAATCTCGGCCTGGAGTTGGCGGACATCGGTTTGAAACTGCTGCGTTCCGCGTTGGAATTGGGCGACGTCTTGTTGAAATTGCTGAAGATTGGCTTGGAAGCGGGCGGGGGCAGAGCGATCTAAGGATGGGGAGGTGGGCATGGGCGGGTCTGGAACTCTGAGTTTAATGTACTGTAGTCTGCGGGTTGAATTGTAGATCAGGTATCCCCCAGGGCTTAAGAATTGCGTAGTAAACTCCAGGCCTGGACTAAGTTTAACTGCATAATCGCGGCGACAATATTCAGGGTTTTCAGTTCACTCAGATTTGGATTTAAGCGGGCCACTTGATCGAGAGCCATTTGAGCCTTTCCCCCCTGCCATTGATAGAGATAGATCACGGCTAAATAGGCCCAGGCATAGGGGTTTTCGGCATCCAGTTCGGTAATTTTTAGGGCGGTGGTTTCGGCTTGCGGGGCCTGGCGTTGGAGGACTTGGGTGAGGAGGAGGATATAAAGTTGGTCGAGGTTATTGGGTTCGGATTGCAAGCGAAATTGGGCCGCCGCCGCCAGTTGTTGGTAGTAGTCCTGGGTGGGGTCGGCCTGGTTCATCCGGTTCAAATTGCCAAAAACGGGATCCAGTTGACCTTGGCGGAGAGAGGGGATCAGTTGGCGAAATTGACTGACTAAATCTGGAGTAGGGGCGGGAATTGGAGCGGTTGTCGGATCAAGGGCTGTGGTTGCAGTTGTGTTTAGTGGGTAATGGGCTTGGGTTTGACGGTTGAGATAGGTGGCGGTGAGGCGATAGGGGCCTGGGGTGAGATTTGCGGCGGTGGGCATGACCAGGCGTTCTTGGACACAATAATTGCCTTCTGGTTGTCGCCGACTCGGAAACTGCCCCGCGTCTAAATTCCCCAGGCCAATGCCATGATCATGCACCCAGGCCAAGTTGGTTTGATTTTGCCAAGTGAGAACTAAAACCCCATTTTTCAGTTGCTCCCACGGCCCACAGACTTCATAGATCACAGGGATATTTTGCTGAGGGTTGACTTTCTCTGGGA is a genomic window of Pseudocalidococcus azoricus BACA0444 containing:
- a CDS encoding ABC transporter ATP-binding protein; translation: MDDSQPLLSLQHLSRTFGGLVAVNDVSCEIYRGEIFGLIGPNGAGKTTLFNIMTGLIPPTQGQFFLQNQSLVGYQPDQISQRGIARTFQNIRLFRDLSVLDNVLIGRHIHIPVKLWPGILPLPKINNWERVARTEALDILNLLGLGARQSEKASHLAYGEQRRLEIARALAVRPQILLLDEPAAGMNPTEKQELCEFIRYIQQTFQLTIVLIEHHVPLVMGLCDRIAVLDFGQLIALGKPETVRQDAAVIAAYLGDQP
- a CDS encoding ABC transporter ATP-binding protein — translated: MSLDSQLLVLENVSVHYGQIQALRQFNLTIQAGECVTLIGANGAGKSTTLKAISRLVNLSQGQILYQGRNIQRYRAESLVSFGLAHVPEGRRILSRLTVLDNLKLGAYCRQDWPQIKADLAQQLQFFPRLAERQHQLAGTLSGGEQQMLALARALMSRPKLLLLDEPSLGLAPVIVQEIFRILRELRQQGISLLLVEQNANLALAIADRGYVLESGELIVSGKAQDLAEDQRVKQAYLG
- a CDS encoding histidine phosphatase family protein, which produces MPLKLYFLRHGQTPYSRANAFCGALDPDLTPEGTAMAQAFAEGYKNLAWTAAYVSPMKRTQATAAPLCQALGLKMELRDGLKEIYYGQWEGLNPQEVNLKFHDDYVSWLADPGWHAPTQGERGVDIAYRSNQVLTEIEQTHESGNILIVSHKATIRIMLCGLLGIDVGRFRDRIAAPVAAVSVVEYGDHGPLLLALGERSHLSPELRQLPGT